The window CCAACTGCACGACCACACCGCTGGTCATGGCACTCAAACCGCTGCACGATGCGGTGGGCGTGAAGCGTGTGGTGGTGACGACGTTCCAATCCGTATCGGGAACCGGATCGGCGGCCATGGATGAGTTGATGGATCAGACGAAGGACTTATTGGCGTTTCGTGACGTCACGACCAAGGTCTATCCCTACCAAATTGCCTTCAATCTTTTGCCGCACATCGGCTCATTCAATGAGGGAGGCGATTGCTCAGAGGAGGTCAAGATTGCGAAAGAGACTCGGAAGATCCTTGGTGCCCCGAACCTGAGGGTGACTGCCACGACGGTACGCGTGCCGGTGCTGCGGTGCCATTCCGAAGCGATCAATGTCGAATTGGAACGCCCCTTAAGCGTAAATGAGGCGCGTGCGGCCCTCGCAGCCATGCCCGGTGTGTTGGTCTATGATGATCCAACGAAGAAACTCTATCCTATGCCGCTTGATGCAACGGGAAAGGACGAAGTCTACATCGGTCGGGTGCGCGAGGATGAATCGATCGCCAACGGCCTTAATCTCTGGGTGGTATCCGATAATCTGCGCAAGGGAGCGGCTCTCAATGCGATTCAGATTGCAGAGTGTCTCGTGAATGGCTGAGAGGCTATCCTAGGCTGCGGCATGGGAAAAACCAACTGTTCATACAGAGATTGCGAGTGATGCCGGAATGGACCACCATTGGAAAGATTTTCATTGGAGTAGGGCTTGGCATTGTCGCACTGGGAGTGCTGCTGATTGCCCTTGACCGGATTCCCGGTCTTGGGAGTAGCCTCAGTTGGCTCGGCAAGTTGCCTGGTGACATTTCCATCAAACGTGAGAACGTCAGCTTCTATTTTCCTGTCGCCACCAGTATTCTCCTCAGTGTGCTGCTAAGTCTGATATTCTATATCGTGGGATGGCTCTTCCGTCGTTGACACGGGTACGGCTTTGGGTCGGCGCAGCGGGATTGGGAGTCTGCCTGGGGGCAGGCACGGTACCCGAGGCCCAGGCGGCACAATCGATCCGCGTCCTGCTGGCGTCCGATGTTCAGCAGCTTGAAGTCTCGAGTGAGCAAGCGCTGTGGGTGACCGATGAACAGCATCAGGCCTGGTCTTACGACTCCGTTCTGAAGATCAAGGTGCGAGGCCATGCCCTGATCCTCAACGGCAAACCGGTGGTGACGGATCAATTAACACTACGGGCAGGTACTCGTGATCTTACCATTTGGTTGAGTGGGAACGGCAAGCGATCTACGGTGCATACCGGCGATGAAAACGGGGCGCTCCATGTCAGTGGCGTCGTCCAGCTCGTCCGACGAGGGAAAAGCCGCCTCCTCGTCAATCATGTTGATTTAGAGGAATATGTCAAAGGTGTCGTGCCGGCAGAAGTGAATTCAACGTGGCATCAGGAGATGCTGAAGGTGCAGGCCGTCGCCACTCGGACGTACGCACTGTACCAACGTATGTTGAATTCCACTCGAGACTATGATGTGGTGGCCGGAATTCAGGATCAGGTGTATCGTGGCCGCCAAGGCATTGATGCCCGAGTGATCGCGGCGGTGGAATCCACAAGGGGGCTCGTGGTGACTTACCAAGGCGCTCCAATCTACGCCGCGTTTTCATCCACGGCGGCAGGAGTGACGGAAGATGCGATGACGGTGTGGTCAAAGGATCTTCCCTATTTGAAGGGAGTGGAGTGTCCGTTCGACATTGAGTCTCCCTATTATCAGTGGAAAGCATCCGTGAAGATCGGGACGCTGGAGAAGAATCTCCGGCAACAGGGATTTTCGGTGGGAACGATTTCACAGGTTGCTCCGGAGTCGTACAGCCGTGCCGGGCGAGTCGCCACCCTGCGAGTTGTGCATTCGAACGGGGAGTTGGTGATACGGGGGGAGGATCTCCGTAAAGCGGTAGGCTATACGATTGTGCCCAGCACTCAATTTACCGTTCAAGCGATCGGACAGGATCTCGTCCTCTCCGGTTATGGAGCCGGCCATGCGGTAGGTCTCTGCCAGTGGGGCGCAAAAGAGTTGGCAGAGTTAGGCTATTCGTTTTCGAGCATCTTGAGCTATTACTATCCGGGGACGGAATTGCGTGATGTCGCGTTGACGAAAATACCTCCTGTCCCATCGATGCCTCCTTCCTAATGCACCTTTCTGAATTCGATTTTCCCTTCGATCCTGCTCTGGTTGCGTTGCAGCCTGCGAGCCCTCGCGATCGCGCGCAGTTGCTGCTCCTCAACAGAGCTACTCAACAGCGCCAGCATCATCATGTCGCGGATCTTCCTGTATTGCTGAAGCCAGGCGATCTTCTTGTGGTGAACGATACCAAGGTTATGGCCGCACGGGTTCCGGGAATCAAGAAGTCGACGGGAACGCCGGTTGAGGTGTTGTTTGTGAAGAATCTGGTGGGCCAGCGATGGGAAATCATGGTGAAGGGGTCGTTTCGAGTCGGGCAGATCATTGAATTTGATCAACAGTCCTACGCGACAATCGTCAAGCGCGATGCGACGGGAACGGAGGTAGTTATGGAGAGCCCGATGCCCGTCACGCAGTTTTTTGACGCACGCGGGGTGATGCCGCTTCCCCCATACATTAAGCGTGTACCGACTCGAGAGGATCACCAGTGGTATCAGACGATGTTTGCAAAACATGAGGGTGCGATTGCCGCACCGACAGCGGGACTCCACTTTACGGAAGCACTGTTTCGACGCCTACGCAATGTTGCCATCAACGTTGCGACCGTGACCCTGCATGTTGGGCCTGGCACGTTCAAGCCGGTGACGACAGAGCGGATCGAGGACCATCAGATGGGGGGAGAAGTCTTTCACGTGAGCCCAGAGACAGCCGATATGATCAATCAAACGAAGCGAGCCGGCGGACGGGTGGTTGCGGTGGGGACGACGGTCGTCCGAACGCTTGAAACCGTCATGAAGGAAAAGGGCGAGATGGTGCCGCTGTCCGGCGAAAGCCGCCTCTTCATCACGCCGGGATTTGAATTTAGGATAGTCGATGGGATGATGACGAATTTTCACCTACCCAAGACGACCTTGCTGATGTTGGTCTCAGCCTTCGCCGGCATCGAGCCCATTCGCGGGGCCTATGAAGAAGCCGTCAAAGAACGCTATCGCTTCTACAGCTACGGCGATGCGATGCTGATCCTCTAGCACACCGCAGGACACCCACTTCGTTCATCCTTGGCTGATCTATTCACGGATAGGTCGGGTGAAGTAGCGAGAGCCTCTTTCCTGGTTTCTTGCGTGAGTAGGAGCACCAATATAGAGGGTCTGGAGTGAGGCGGATCGGGGCTCGTCGGCAACGTTGACGGCCCCGAGTGCTGCACAGATTGGTTTAAAGCAATTCGCGGCGGATGGTGACCGGGATCTTCGCTTTCATCGACTGCTGGAATGAGACCAATGCGCGTTGTTGCTTCTGCAACAGCATGTCATCCAGTACCCGTTGCTTGGCCTCAGCCATCTTTGCAGGGTCGTTACCATCAGCGGGCCTGGTCATGAGGGACTGCCCTTCGGCGATTTCCTCAGGCGTCAGTGCCACGGAGTCTCGGACGATCATGCGGGCCTTGTTGGCCAAGACTTCCTGGTGCTGGATCGATTCAAACGCGGCCGGGGTCAGGTGATTAGCGGCGAGGATACGTTTATAGTGTTCCGGATCGAACGCGCCGTTTTTCTGAAAGACCGGTGTTTGCATGATCAACTCACGTAAATCGGCATCAGACACCCGCACACCCATCTCTTGGGCGGCGATGATCCAGACGCGGCTGTCGACCAGCTGGCCCATGACGAAGTCCTTGAACTCCTCCTCTTTGAAGTCGGTCTTGACGTTGTCCTTATAGATGCGGTGCATGTTTTCGTAGGTGCGCTTAAACTCATCGAGCGTAACGGATTGTTCGCCGATCTTCGCAACTGGCCCACCAGCCTGTTCACCGAATCCCCACCATCCCATCGTAATGACGAAGGCAATGGCCAAGATCCCCATGATGGACTTCAAGAGCCAAGGATAATTGTGTGCCGCATCCCGCATTGTCTTGATCATCAGACCCCTCTTTGCTTTTGTGAAGCCAACAGTGTACTTATGGGCTGGGCGGAAGGCAAGGGGCCGCTCCGGGGGCATCCGACCAGCAGGGGGATTGCGCATGTGGGAGTCTCAGGTTCAGGAGGTTTCCTAGCTAGCTTCCGGGTGGTTTGAAAAAATATTCAGAAAAAGATGACGCTTTGTTTGTGCAAGGTGGCGAATTTTGTTATACTTTGCCACTAATTAGAAGGAGATCCCTTGGTAGGGGAGGGGCCAGACTCGAGGTCATTCGATTCACGGGTTTATCCGAAGGCCCATGTGCTGAATCGATTCATCGCGAAGTTGATCGATCTGTTCATTGTCGTCGCTGCCGGCGAAATTGCTCCTCCGGTCGGTTTTCTTTCCGGTTTGACGTACATCCTGATTGCCGATGGGTTTGCGGGAGGGAAGAGCATCGGCAAGCGACTGGTCGGGTTACAAACTGTGCGAGTAGATGGTCGGGAGACCGCAGGGTTTCGAGAGTCGATCATCCGCAATCTTCCACTGGGCGGGGCACAGGTCGCGTACGCGATCCCGTACATCGGATGGCTTGCTTCTCTGGCGATCGTCGCGTTTGAAAGTTTTTTGATTATTGGGAATGAGCAGGGGCGTCGCCTCGGCGATGAAGTGGCCCGGACACACGTGTTAGACGCCGGTCAATTAGCAGTCCCGGACTAAGTGCCAGATCGATCACGCACACCAGCTGGACTCTGAATGGGCCAGCTCAGCTGAAGGGAGAGATATCGTGGGGTTTCCGGGAGATGTGTTCGGGTGGTTTTCCGATGACCTGGCAATCGACTTAGGGACGGCAACCACCCTGGTGTACGTGCGTGGGAAGGGGATCGTCCTCAATGAGCCTTCCGTGGTCGCGGTGGAGAAGAAGAGCGAAAAGGTGCTTGCCGTTGGCACCGATGCCAAGAAAATGCTCGGTCGTACGCCGGGGAACATCGTGGCGGTTCGGCCCATGAAAGAAGGCGTGATCGCCGACTTTGAGATGGCTGAGCAAATGCTGAAACACTTCATCCGAAAAGCCCACAATCGCAGTGCGTTCGTTCGGCCGCGGATTATCATCGGTGTCCCTTCTCGCATTACGCAAGTCGAGCAACGGGCGGTTCGTGACTCGGCGGAATTGGCCGGGGCTCGGGAAGTCTATCTCATTGAGGAACCGGTTGCGGCGGCGATCGGGTCAGGGCTACCGATCACGGAGCCATCCGGCAACATGGTCGTCGATGTGGGGGGGGGCACGACCGACATCGCCGTCATCTCGCTGGGCGGGATCGTCTATAGTGAGTCCGTCAAGGTCGCAGGCGATCGAATGGACGAAGCGATCATGAATTACATCAAGAAGAAGTATAATCTGCTGATCGGCGAACACATGGCCGAGCGGATCAAGTTTGAAATTGGATCCGCCTATCCGTTCGAAGAACGGAAAACCATGATGATCAAAGGACGGGATTTGATCACGGGGATCCCACGTACCTTAGTCATTGATGACGCCGAGGTGCGTGAGGCGTTGCAGGAGCCGATTGGGACCATTGTCAATGCCATCAAGATTGCCTTGGAAAACACCCCACCCGAACTGGCCGGTGATATCATCGATCGCGGGATCGTGTTGACTGGCGGGGGGTCCCTCTTGAAGGGGATGGATACACGATTCCGTGAAGAAACGAACTTGCCGATCATTACGGTCGATGATCCGTTGACGTCCGTGGTCTTGGGAGTCGGGAAAATTCTGGACGAATTGGATCTGCTTCGGAAAGTATCGGTCATGTCTCAGGCGAACAACCTCCGGTAAGGTCCCATCCCCTCATGTGGATGGTCAATTTACGCGTGACGTCTAATGCCAGGCGTGTGGCCCTCGTTCTTGCCGTCGTTCTGATCCTCGGCTTTCTCCTTCTGCCAGGCCAACTCCAAAGTGTGTTTCAAGGCGTGGGTGGCCCGCTCGGGTGGATCATCAGTTGGCCCCTGCGTGCCGTGGCAGGGGTTCATGATCGGATTGCCGGAATATGGGGCGGTTATGTCGCGCTTCAGGGGATGGAAGAAGAGAATCGGCAGTTGAAACGGGAGTTAGAACTGCTGAAGGAACAGAATGGGCAACTGCGCGAATCTGCCGCGGCAACGGAGCGACTGGCGACCCTGCTGGAGTTCAAGAAGCAAGCCCTTCCCACACTCATCGCAGCCCAAGTGATCGGTCGCGATACCGGTAATTGGTATAAGACCATCATTTTGGATAAGGGCTCATCCGATGGGGTCCAAGCGGATCAGGGAGTGATTACTCCCGCAGGCGTTGTGGGGCGGATCGTAAAGACAACGGCGTCAACCGCTGTGGTGTTATTAGTGACGGACCCGAATAATGCGATTGCGGGACTGATTCAGCGCACAAGAGACGAGGGAATTGTTGAAGGGACGACGCAGGGCGAGGCACGGTTGAAGTATATTCCGTTGTTGTCGGGCGCGCGGCCTGGCGATCGAGTCGTCACGTCAGGGTTGGTGGAAGGGTTTCCACGGGGGCTCGCGATCGGCACGATCACGAGAATTGATAAAGAAGAGGAAGCTTTGTTCCAGTCGGCCGAGCTGACGCCTGAAGTTGACCCCACCCGGGTTGAAGAGGTGTTGGTCATTCAGTCTTCTCAGCTGCCGACAGAAAAAGAGCGATTGAGTCCGCCAAGAGCTAAACCATGAAAACCTTTATCTACGGTGCCATCATCGTGGGGATCGTGCCGGTTCAATCCGTGCTGTTGCCGCACCTGACCCTCTGGGGCGTGAAGCCGGATCTTGGTCTGGTGGCGGTCTGTTTGATCGGCCTCATCAGCGGCGAGCTGGATGGGTTGCTAGTTGGGGTGGCAATCGGATGGGCGTTGAGTCTGTTTTCTGCTCAAGACGTGATTACCGGCGCGATGCTGAAGGGGGGGCTTGGGTTTATCGCCGGCCTGGCGGGACGACAAATGGTCTATCTCAGTCCGCTCGTGCTCGTTGTGGGCTTGTTGGCGATGTCATGCCTCGTCGGCCTGGTGACGCCGATTGTCCTGAAACTGAATCCTCAACAGGATGTCTTGTGGGCGGTCTGGAATGTGGCGTTGCCGCAAGCCTGTCTTGATGCGGTCATCGGTGGGGCCATCTACTGGCTGATGTGGAGTCAGTTCAACATCGAACAGTTGATGTCTGAATCCCGAATGTAGGTAGGTACGTGGCGACGGCCCATTATCCAGAAACAGAGTTCGGTGACCTTCATCGGCGGCTGCTCATTCTCCGTATGGGGCTTCTGCTGGTTGTGGCGCTGCTCGGGCTGCGTCTCTGGCATCTGCAGATTCGCGAGGGGCCCTACTATCGCGATTTGTCTGAAAACAATCGGACCAGACAGGTCCTGCTGGAGCCGGCCCGCGGGTTGATCTACGACCGGCATGGGGTACTTCTGGCGAATAATGTGCCGAGCTTCAGCCTCTATGTCACCTTGGAAGACGTGAAGGATCGTGAGCTTTTGGTAAAGCAGCTGACCGACCTGCTCGGTCTTGACGCCGCCCTTGTTCGGAAAAAACTGGCCGCCAAGGGGAGTAAACTGCTTCCACGAAAGATCAAGGACCGAATGACGTTACGCGACGCCACATTGGTGGAATCGCACCGTCTTGATCTGCCCGGTGTCATGATTCAGGTGGAATCGCAGCGCAATTATCCTGGTGGGATGACGGCTGCTCACATCCTGGGCTATGTGGGAGAAATTTCCGGGGAGCAACTGGAGAAGCCAGAGTTTCTTGATCTCCATCAAGGGAGCGTCGTGGGACAGTATGGCGTGGAAAAGTCCTATGATCGACATATGCGGGGCGTCGCCGGTCAAAAGAATGTGGAGGTCGATGCGCTCGGCCATGAGAAGAGGGCAACGGTGGTCGAAAAGCCGCAGGCCGGCAATGATCTGTATTTGACCATTGATGCGCGACTTCAGAAGGTGGCGGAAGACCTGCTGGGTGAAGAGCAGGGGGCCATTGTTGCGCTCGATCCGAATAATGGGGATATTTTGGCCATGGCCAGTCGTCCTGGGTTCGATCCCAATGTCCTCTCGCGGGAACTCACCGCAAAACAGTGGGTAGAAATCGTCCAAGACGAGGGGCGTCCGCTGAACAATCGGGCCTCACAGGGACAATATCCGCCCGGCTCGACCTTCAAGATTCCGATGGCCATTGCCGCGTTAGAAACGAAAACCATGTCACCGTCCAATACAGTGTTTTGTAATGGAGGCTACCAGTTCGGGAAACGGCTGTATCACGACTGGAAGGCTGGTGGACACGGGTATGTGGATCTCCATAACGCCTTGGTCCATTCCTGTGACGTATATTTTTACACGGTCGGGCAGCGTCTGGGGATCGACGTGATGGCGGAATTCGGGAAAGACTTAGGCCTTGGGAAGGTGACCGGGGTGGAGCTGCCATCCGAGCGGTCGGGTATCATGCCGTCAACGGCGTGGAAGCAGAAGGCGAAGAACGAGCAGTGGTTGCCGGGCGAAACGATTTCCGCCGCGATCGGGCAGGGCTATGTCACGGTGACACCGTTGCAAATGGCGAGCCTCATCGGCACGGTGGCGAATAACGGCATTAGTTACCGTCCTCGATTGGTTCAGGCGGTGATGGACCGCATGACGGGTAACCTTCAAGAGCTTCCGGCGGTTCCACGTGGGAAGCTCTCGGTGAAGCCCGAAACCTTCCGTGTCATTAAAGACGCGCTGGCCGATGTCGTAGCCAAAGGAACGGCGACACGAGCCAAGTCCTCAGTGGTGACGATTGGGGGCAAAACCGGTACGGCGCAGGTGGCGGCCCTCCGCACCGGGCCTGAGGAAAGTATCCCCAAAAAGTTCAGAGACCATGCATGGTTTGTGGCTTTTGCGCCGGTCGAGTCTCCCAAGATCGCCGTGGCCGTGATTGGTGAACACATGGGGCACGGTGGGGCGGCGGCTGCCCCACTCGCAAAGGAAGTCATCGAAGCCTATATGAAATTGACCCCACAGGTACCGGCGGTCATCTCAGAGCGTTCCAGCATGGAAGAGCCTGGACGGTTCTCGAACGACTCATGATCAATCCATTGACCGAACATCGGGGGCTCGATAGTTTCGACATTCGCTACGTTGCGCTGATTCTCGCCATTCTCGGCATCGGCGTACTCTCTATTTACAGTGTCACGTATGGGCAGCGTGGTGTCGGGACGCCCTATTATCTCAAGCAATTAGTCTGGATCGGTGTCGGCGCTGTGGCGTTCCTCATCATGTGGGCATCGGACTATCACCACCTTGCCCGGTTTGCCTATCCGGCTTATGGCGTGGTCTTGCTGATGCTGGTCGTCGTCTTATTCGAGGGACGAACGAGCAAGGGGGCTCAGCGGTGGATCGCCATGGGTCCGTTGAGTTTCCAGCCGTCGGAGTTTGCGAAGCTCGTTCTTGTCTTGGTCCTGGCCCACTACTACTCGAAGGCCCCAAGGGTGGGGTGGTTGCAACGGGTCATCGTCCCGGGGCTCTTGGTGCTGCCTGGTCTGCTGCTTATTGTGAAGCAACCGGATTTGGGCAGTGGGCTGAGTTTTGTCGCCGTGTATGCGGCCATGCTGCTTATGGTAGGAGTACGATCACAAGCTTTAGGGGTCATTTTATTGTTTTCGATCATGCTGTTCCCCTTTGCCTGGGAAGGGGCCTGGGGGTCCTTGCATGATTATCAACGACAGCGCATTATGGCGTTCGTTGACCCAGATTATGATCCAGGTGGGAAGGGGTATCACGCGCTGCAATCGAGAATCGCCATTGGGTCAGGGGAGCTATTGGGGAAGGGGCTCTACGGCGGAACCCAAAGTCAGCTGAAGTTCTTGCCGGAGGGGCATACCGACTTCGTGTTTGCCGTGTTCGCGGAGGAATGGGGATTCATGGGCGTGTTGGTGCTGTTGACGTTGTTTGTTGGGCTGATCTGGCTCTCGTTGGAAATTGCGTCCAAAGCGAAGGACCAGCTCGGAGCGTTGCTCGCCGCGGGAATCGTGGCGATGCTCTGTTTTTGTGTCGTGGTCAATATCGGGATGACTGCGGGTATGTTTCCGATCGTCGGCATCCCCCTGCCGTTGGTGAGTTACGGCGGAAGTGCCACGATTATGACCATGGCGGCGTTGGGCTTGCTGTTGAATGTCAAACGCAAGCGGCTGAGCTTATTTTATTGAGACCTGTTGAACAGGTGGGCCATCGAGGGCCGCTGTTCGGAGCGTATAGAGTGTTGATTGCCAATGGAGCTGGTTGTATGGATGAGGTGCCGATCCGGGTTCTTTCCCGCATCACTCACCGTCCGTTAGTCTCTGTGGCCATGAACCAAAAGGAGTGTGTATGGGAAGTGAAATTGCGATAACGGTCGCGCGGGAAGAAACTCGTGTCGCCGTGCTTGATGGCAGTGTCGTTACGGATTTATTCGGAGACCGGGCGAAGCACAAAGATTTTGTGGGGAATATTTACAAGGGACGGGTCGCCAAGGTCTTGCCGGGGATGCAGGCGGCTTTCGTCGATATCGGGCTGGAGAAGGCGGCATTCATGCACGTCTCGGATTTGTTAGTAGAGGCGGAGCCCGGTGACATGTTGGTTGAAGCGGAAGAAGACGAGAAAGACTCGGACATGCTGCGGCCGAAACGTCAGAGTGCGAAGCCGATTGAGCAGCTCCTGAGCGAGGGGCAGGAACTGATGGTGCAGATCTCAAAGGGGCCGATCGGCACCAAGGGGTCTCGAGTGACCACGTATGTCTCGCTGCCTGGGCGATACCTAGTGTTTATGCCGAATGTCGATCATATCGGTGTTTCCAGACGGATTCCACGAGACGAGGAACGGGCTAGGCTGAAGGACATCATGCGCCGAGTTCGGCGTCCGGGGTACGGGTATATCGTGCGGACGGTCAGCGAAGGGGTCAAAGAAGATGAGCTGAAGTCCGACGTGGATTTTCTGCATGTCTTGTGGCAGGACATTTTGACGAAACGGGAGCAGCTTCCGGCTCCGGCGTTACTCCATTCAGACCTCAGCCTCAGCTTCCGTGTCGTCCGAGATTTGTTCAGTAAGAAAGTGGATCGACTCTGGATCGATTCGCGAGAGGAGTACGACGCCATTCGGAGTTTTGTCCAGCGTTTTTCTCCGGAGCAAACGGCCCGGATTCACTTATATGACAAGGATGAGCCGTTGTTCGACCATCTTGGCGTGGAACAGGAGATTGTCCGTGCCTTGAGCCGAAAGGTCTGGCTGAAGTCGGGCGGATATCTGGTGATCGATCATACCGAGGCGATGACGGTGATCGATGTCAATACAGGGCGGTTTGTCGGGAAGCGAGATCAAGAAGAGACGATCTTACGCAACAATCTGGAGGCGGCCAAAGAGGTGGCATATCAGCTGAAATTGCGTGGAATCGGCGGGATCATCATCGTTGACTTTATCGATATGGAACGGGAAAAAAATCGCGACAAGGTCTACCATGCGCTGGTGGATGCCATGGGTTCGGATAAGGCGCGGACCAGGATTTCTCGGATCTCGGACCTCGGCTTAATCGAGATTTCCCGTGAGCGAGTCCGAGAGGATCTCTTACGCTCGTTGTCGGAACCCTGCCGGTATTGTGAAGGCCGTGGGTATACGAAGTCTCCCACGACCGTTGCCTACGAGATTTTTCGTGAGATCCGACGGATTGAGCCCTCTGCCGATCAGCAACGGATTATCGTGGGGGCGCACCCGACGGTTGCCGAGCTCCTTCAGGATGAAGAGCGTCATGGGGTCGAATCGCTGGAACGAGACTGCTCGGCAAAAATCATCGTGACACCGGACAGTCAGTTGCATCTAGAACAGTATGACCTTGTCGTATTGTAGTGGTGTCCTGTCGTAGCCGCTGATAGTCCACGGGGCAGCCGAATCCTCCTGCCGTGAGATGACTCCCCTTTGTGTGACCGAGGCCGAGTATGGAAGAAGCCTTCCTGACCGCGTGGCTCTCCCTTCACGCCATCGACGGCGTCG is drawn from Nitrospira sp. and contains these coding sequences:
- a CDS encoding Rne/Rng family ribonuclease, translating into MGSEIAITVAREETRVAVLDGSVVTDLFGDRAKHKDFVGNIYKGRVAKVLPGMQAAFVDIGLEKAAFMHVSDLLVEAEPGDMLVEAEEDEKDSDMLRPKRQSAKPIEQLLSEGQELMVQISKGPIGTKGSRVTTYVSLPGRYLVFMPNVDHIGVSRRIPRDEERARLKDIMRRVRRPGYGYIVRTVSEGVKEDELKSDVDFLHVLWQDILTKREQLPAPALLHSDLSLSFRVVRDLFSKKVDRLWIDSREEYDAIRSFVQRFSPEQTARIHLYDKDEPLFDHLGVEQEIVRALSRKVWLKSGGYLVIDHTEAMTVIDVNTGRFVGKRDQEETILRNNLEAAKEVAYQLKLRGIGGIIIVDFIDMEREKNRDKVYHALVDAMGSDKARTRISRISDLGLIEISRERVREDLLRSLSEPCRYCEGRGYTKSPTTVAYEIFREIRRIEPSADQQRIIVGAHPTVAELLQDEERHGVESLERDCSAKIIVTPDSQLHLEQYDLVVL